From one Lycium ferocissimum isolate CSIRO_LF1 chromosome 7, AGI_CSIRO_Lferr_CH_V1, whole genome shotgun sequence genomic stretch:
- the LOC132062869 gene encoding uncharacterized protein LOC132062869, with protein MEDLPQIASDGCKLMPCQLDWCQVEYEGLLFWSKRQDDELNYQLRDSRMMAGDLVVFSSTMAKQRIKSTMAKMLYWSTFVVQFWAPIKFNGSTLLSTADQPFAFSWLLDKRLFEYRKLCSSTL; from the exons ATGGAGGATCTTCCTCAGATAGCATCAGATGGATGTAAGCTAATGCCTTGTCAACTGGACTGGTGTCAAGTGGAGTACGAGGGCCTGTTATTTTGGAGCAAAAGACAAGACGATGAGTTGAACTACCAACTAAGGGATTCCCGTATGATGG CTGGTGATCTTGTTGTTTTTAGCTCTACTATGGCGAAACAGAGGATCAAATCTACTATGGCGAAAATGTTGTATTGGAGTACTTTTGTGGTTCAATTCTGGGCACCAATCAAGTTCAACGGGTCGACTTTACTGTCTACTGCGGATCAACCATTTGCTTTCAGTTGGCTACTTGATAAGAGGCTGTTTGAATACAGGAAGCTCTGCTCCTCGACACTTTGA
- the LOC132062236 gene encoding protein NLP6-like → MEHLPQIASDACELMPCQLDWCLGKNYSWVFWSKRQDDELNYQRRNSRMMAAAPVVFSSTRAKQRIKSTMAKMLYWTPFVVQFWAPIKVNGSTFLSTADQPFSISGLLDKRLFEYRKLCLDTLIPIDMYNEDLLGPPGRVFQTGLAEVNPDVGSYSAGEFPLLENAIRLGIRSYYAMPVCKLHDQQCLGVFEIASILPSLISRLPTLPLVARHY, encoded by the exons ATGGAGCATCTTCCTCAGATAGCATCAGATGCATGTGAGCTAATGCCTTGTCAACTGGACTGGTGTCTTGGGAAGAACTATAGCTGGGTATTTTGGAGCAAAAGACAAGACGATGAGTTGAACTACCAACGAAGGAATTCCCGTATGATGG CTGCTGCTCCTGTTGTTTTTAGCTCTACTAGGGCGAAACAGAGGATCAAATCTACTATGGCGAAAATGTTGTATTGGACTCCTTTTGTGGTTCAATTCTGGGCACCAATCAAGGTCAACGGGTCGACTTTCCTGTCTACTGCGGATCAACCATTTTCTATCAGCGGGCTACTTGATAAGAGGCTGTTTGAATACAGGAAGCTCTGCCTCGACACTTTGATTCCCATTGACATGTACAATGAAGATCTCCTTGGTCCCCCTGGACGAGTATTTCAAACTGGGTTGGCGGAAGTTAACCCCGACGTTGGAAGTTATTCCGCCGGAGAGTTTCCACTGCTTGAAAATGCAATTCGGTTGGGCATCCGTTCTTATTATGCAATGCCAGTGTGCAAGCTCCATGATCAGCAGTGCCTTGGTGTTTTTGAGATTGCATCTATACTACCATCTCTCATTTCCCGCCTTCCTACG TTGCCGCTAGTCGCTAGGCACTACTAG
- the LOC132065249 gene encoding uncharacterized protein LOC132065249 isoform X3: MKEYPMVPSARKAGLNQCFAICLRSNCAKNIICVVEFFLPPDEMVVRDTKTFLNRLLSTMKEQLPGVRVASGQELGQRMLVEVVKVSPSDELDSFEIGQPLPSVQSLQDGGETTEIDSLCQQSNLQNRENNVATPLLVPSCSSNKRDLLNCEGTVQVDPLLPHPTEEAVTNRGTVNMDVARDDHIEFEKDRGQVIQPDSHFEQPSVEIDYTGNARSNDKLEHNDVARCLPAVEAEAINKDSNFIIGATTNNEKIHSQKNNEIQRIEKDYQITRDILEQQFGLTLEDAAKNLRGKSLTSAHLS; this comes from the exons ATGAAAGAGTACCCTATGGTGCCTAGTGCACGAAAAGCTGGATTGAACCAGTGTTTTGCAATTTGTTTGAGAAGTAATTGCgccaaaaatattatttgcgtAGTTGAGTTCTTTCTGCCACCCGACGAAATGGTTGTTAGAGATACGAAGACTTTCTTAAACAGGCTTTTATCCACAATGAAAGAGCAACTTCCAGGTGTCAGAGTTGCTTCTGGACAAGAACTAGGCCAGAGAATGCTtgttgaagttgttaaagtTTCCCCGAGTGATGAACTTGACTCCTTTGAAATTGGCCAACCTCTGCCAAGTGTTCAATCACTTCAGGATGGAGGAGAAACAACCGAAATTGATTCATTGTGTCAACAGTCAAATTTACAGAATAGGGAGAACAATGTTGCTACTCCACTACTTGTTCCTTCTTGTTCATCAAACAAACGTGACTTGCTCAACTGTGAAGGGACAGTGCAAGTTGATCCATTACTTCCGCATCCAACAGAGGAAGCTGTGACAAACAGAGGAACGGTTAACATGGATGTGGCACGTGATGATCATATTGAGTTTGAAAAGGACAGAGGACAAGTGATTCAGCCTGATTCACATTTTGAGCAACCAAGTGTAGAAATTGATTATACGGGCAATGCTAGGAGTAATGACAAACTGGAGCATAATGATGTTGCTAGATGTTTGCCCGCAGTTGAAGCTGAAGCTATAAACAAAGATAGTAACTTCATCATTGGAGCAACGACTAACAACGAGAAAATCCATTCACAGAAGAACAATGAAATACAGAGGATAGAAAAAGATTATCAGATTACGCGCGATATTTTAGAGCAGCAGTTTGGCTTGACTCTTGAAGATGCTGCCAAAAATCTACGTGGTAAGTCACTAACTTCAGCGCATTTGAG TTAG
- the LOC132065249 gene encoding protein NLP7-like isoform X2 has protein sequence MKEYPMVPSARKAGLNQCFAICLRSNCAKNIICVVEFFLPPDEMVVRDTKTFLNRLLSTMKEQLPGVRVASGQELGQRMLVEVVKVSPSDELDSFEIGQPLPSVQSLQDGGETTEIDSLCQQSNLQNRENNVATPLLVPSCSSNKRDLLNCEGTVQVDPLLPHPTEEAVTNRGTVNMDVARDDHIEFEKDRGQVIQPDSHFEQPSVEIDYTGNARSNDKLEHNDVARCLPAVEAEAINKDSNFIIGATTNNEKIHSQKNNEIQRIEKDYQITRDILEQQFGLTLEDAAKNLRVSRATLKRICREYDISRWPHHKTRKVYHNFSQGISLQGAEPYVGDRQCPNLSQEKGTDCSAHKRSRSTGKSCDDSVMSIKVTYRDDMIKFKLTPSSTKVELEGEVEKRLNISLQRFSIKYQDEDEDLVTITGDSDLREAMHEMRSLGRTTMKLLVTQKSDT, from the exons ATGAAAGAGTACCCTATGGTGCCTAGTGCACGAAAAGCTGGATTGAACCAGTGTTTTGCAATTTGTTTGAGAAGTAATTGCgccaaaaatattatttgcgtAGTTGAGTTCTTTCTGCCACCCGACGAAATGGTTGTTAGAGATACGAAGACTTTCTTAAACAGGCTTTTATCCACAATGAAAGAGCAACTTCCAGGTGTCAGAGTTGCTTCTGGACAAGAACTAGGCCAGAGAATGCTtgttgaagttgttaaagtTTCCCCGAGTGATGAACTTGACTCCTTTGAAATTGGCCAACCTCTGCCAAGTGTTCAATCACTTCAGGATGGAGGAGAAACAACCGAAATTGATTCATTGTGTCAACAGTCAAATTTACAGAATAGGGAGAACAATGTTGCTACTCCACTACTTGTTCCTTCTTGTTCATCAAACAAACGTGACTTGCTCAACTGTGAAGGGACAGTGCAAGTTGATCCATTACTTCCGCATCCAACAGAGGAAGCTGTGACAAACAGAGGAACGGTTAACATGGATGTGGCACGTGATGATCATATTGAGTTTGAAAAGGACAGAGGACAAGTGATTCAGCCTGATTCACATTTTGAGCAACCAAGTGTAGAAATTGATTATACGGGCAATGCTAGGAGTAATGACAAACTGGAGCATAATGATGTTGCTAGATGTTTGCCCGCAGTTGAAGCTGAAGCTATAAACAAAGATAGTAACTTCATCATTGGAGCAACGACTAACAACGAGAAAATCCATTCACAGAAGAACAATGAAATACAGAGGATAGAAAAAGATTATCAGATTACGCGCGATATTTTAGAGCAGCAGTTTGGCTTGACTCTTGAAGATGCTGCCAAAAATCTACGTG TTAGTCGAGCAACACTGAAACGAATATGTAGAGAATATGATATCTCTAGGTGGCCACATCATAAGACTAGAAAGGTTTACCACAATTTTAGCCAAGGCATATCTTTACAAGGTGCTGAACCATATGTGGGAGATCGACAATGCCCTAATCTTTCCCAAGAAAAAGGAACAGATTGTAGTGCGCACAAAAGATCTCGTTCAACAGGAAAATCTTGTGATGATAGTGTGATGTCTATAAAAGTTACATATAGAGATGATATGATAAAGTTCAAACTCACCCCTTCATCAACCAAGGTAGAACTGGAGGGGGAAGTGGAAAAGAGGCTTAATATATCACTTCAAAGATTTTCAATTAAGTAtcaagatgaagatgaagatttgGTAACCATAACTGGAGATTCAGATTTGAGGGAGGCTATGCATGAAATGAGATCGTTGGGAAGGACTACTATGAAATTACTGGTTACCCAAAAATCCGACACATGA
- the LOC132065249 gene encoding protein NLP7-like isoform X1 — MKEYPMVPSARKAGLNQCFAICLRSNCAKNIICVVEFFLPPDEMVVRDTKTFLNRLLSTMKEQLPGVRVASGQELGQRMLVEVVKVSPSDELDSFEIGQPLPSVQSLQDGGETTEIDSLCQQSNLQNRENNVATPLLVPSCSSNKRDLLNCEGTVQVDPLLPHPTEEAVTNRGTVNMDVARDDHIEFEKDRGQVIQPDSHFEQPSVEIDYTGNARSNDKLEHNDVARCLPAVEAEAINKDSNFIIGATTNNEKIHSQKNNEIQRIEKDYQITRDILEQQFGLTLEDAAKNLRGSLKSLFWTSFVAVSRATLKRICREYDISRWPHHKTRKVYHNFSQGISLQGAEPYVGDRQCPNLSQEKGTDCSAHKRSRSTGKSCDDSVMSIKVTYRDDMIKFKLTPSSTKVELEGEVEKRLNISLQRFSIKYQDEDEDLVTITGDSDLREAMHEMRSLGRTTMKLLVTQKSDT, encoded by the exons ATGAAAGAGTACCCTATGGTGCCTAGTGCACGAAAAGCTGGATTGAACCAGTGTTTTGCAATTTGTTTGAGAAGTAATTGCgccaaaaatattatttgcgtAGTTGAGTTCTTTCTGCCACCCGACGAAATGGTTGTTAGAGATACGAAGACTTTCTTAAACAGGCTTTTATCCACAATGAAAGAGCAACTTCCAGGTGTCAGAGTTGCTTCTGGACAAGAACTAGGCCAGAGAATGCTtgttgaagttgttaaagtTTCCCCGAGTGATGAACTTGACTCCTTTGAAATTGGCCAACCTCTGCCAAGTGTTCAATCACTTCAGGATGGAGGAGAAACAACCGAAATTGATTCATTGTGTCAACAGTCAAATTTACAGAATAGGGAGAACAATGTTGCTACTCCACTACTTGTTCCTTCTTGTTCATCAAACAAACGTGACTTGCTCAACTGTGAAGGGACAGTGCAAGTTGATCCATTACTTCCGCATCCAACAGAGGAAGCTGTGACAAACAGAGGAACGGTTAACATGGATGTGGCACGTGATGATCATATTGAGTTTGAAAAGGACAGAGGACAAGTGATTCAGCCTGATTCACATTTTGAGCAACCAAGTGTAGAAATTGATTATACGGGCAATGCTAGGAGTAATGACAAACTGGAGCATAATGATGTTGCTAGATGTTTGCCCGCAGTTGAAGCTGAAGCTATAAACAAAGATAGTAACTTCATCATTGGAGCAACGACTAACAACGAGAAAATCCATTCACAGAAGAACAATGAAATACAGAGGATAGAAAAAGATTATCAGATTACGCGCGATATTTTAGAGCAGCAGTTTGGCTTGACTCTTGAAGATGCTGCCAAAAATCTACGTG GTTCACTGAAATCCCTTTTCTGGACTTCCTTTGTTGCAGTTAGTCGAGCAACACTGAAACGAATATGTAGAGAATATGATATCTCTAGGTGGCCACATCATAAGACTAGAAAGGTTTACCACAATTTTAGCCAAGGCATATCTTTACAAGGTGCTGAACCATATGTGGGAGATCGACAATGCCCTAATCTTTCCCAAGAAAAAGGAACAGATTGTAGTGCGCACAAAAGATCTCGTTCAACAGGAAAATCTTGTGATGATAGTGTGATGTCTATAAAAGTTACATATAGAGATGATATGATAAAGTTCAAACTCACCCCTTCATCAACCAAGGTAGAACTGGAGGGGGAAGTGGAAAAGAGGCTTAATATATCACTTCAAAGATTTTCAATTAAGTAtcaagatgaagatgaagatttgGTAACCATAACTGGAGATTCAGATTTGAGGGAGGCTATGCATGAAATGAGATCGTTGGGAAGGACTACTATGAAATTACTGGTTACCCAAAAATCCGACACATGA